Part of the Citrus sinensis cultivar Valencia sweet orange chromosome 2, DVS_A1.0, whole genome shotgun sequence genome, GCTTGTAACCGAAATTTGTAGATTGTGGAATGGAGAACACGCTTAAGCCAGGTGACGTCATCCAGTGCCGTGAATGCGGTTACCGTATCTTGTACAAGAAGCGCACCCGCCGaagtaattttgtttttcttcttcttttttttccttgttgattttcatcttaaaaaaaaaaaaacaaaattagggttttattTCAAAGGCGAATGTCAGATATTTGAATGGTTGTTCTATGACTTTGGAATTTTAGGTATTTAGGAAAAAGCTATGGCTtgaatgatttaattagtGGCAAATTTTGAAAGAGTAGTGGAGGTGgctgttttctttttagtatGTGAAGGGAAGTTGCGGCAGCATTGTTGGCGGCAGTTCTCTAGCAGTTTGGTTCGCTATGTGGTGAATTAGGGCTTTCAAGAGTGTATTAATTGGATGTTCGTTAACGTTGTAATTGTTATGCATTGAATACATACCCGCAGGGCAAAATCGCGTTCTTGACATTATATAGAGGCAGGTTGTTCGGTCTTGTGAATATTGGGCATTTAGTTTAGGTTTCGTGTCTTTAGTGATTCTTCTTTAAGGAATAGTTGATGATACCTCCAATTTGCACAATAATGTTCTTTTAAGGATGGATGGCAAATAGCCTAAATGCATTTCACATTATCATATCAGCTTTGTTCTCACCtatcttctttttattattggtTGAAGACATTGGAATAACAATGAAATTAAGCTTTTGTCTTAGTCGTTGTGCAAGTCCAGCTTTAGACAACCAAATTATTCTGCCTGGATCTAATCTTCTGGCACTTAGGTGAAAGAAAAGCTTTAATTACTTGTGATACTTTTTATTCATATGTTGCCAATCTGTGCtgcaattattaataattacctCTTTCACTGGTACTGGTCTTGCATTTTTTTCCCTGTTCACCTGTCACATTGCATTGCTTAGTGATCAAACATTTGTTCTTATATGAGCATTTTTCTTC contains:
- the LOC102608086 gene encoding DNA-directed RNA polymerases II, IV and V subunit 12 — its product is MDPQPEPVSYICGDCGMENTLKPGDVIQCRECGYRILYKKRTRRIVQYEAR